A single region of the Sphingomonas sp. LY29 genome encodes:
- the rpsP gene encoding 30S ribosomal protein S16, with protein sequence MAVAIRLARGGSKKRPYYRVVVADSRNSRDGRFIEKVGTYNPLLAKDSPERVKLDADRISHWLSVGAQPSDRVARFLDAAGIKERAARNNPKKAEPGEKAKERAEERATKQAEAEEARKAAEAAPVEEAAAEEPAAEEANEATPNTDAGDDVAAVSGESDQSPAEGEAEAKAE encoded by the coding sequence ATGGCAGTTGCAATTCGTCTGGCCCGTGGCGGCTCCAAGAAGCGTCCCTATTACCGCGTCGTTGTCGCCGACAGCCGCAATTCGCGCGACGGTCGCTTCATCGAAAAGGTCGGCACCTACAATCCGCTGCTCGCCAAGGATTCGCCCGAGCGCGTCAAGCTCGACGCCGATCGCATTTCGCATTGGCTGAGCGTCGGCGCGCAGCCGTCGGACCGTGTCGCCCGCTTCCTCGATGCCGCCGGCATCAAGGAGCGCGCTGCTCGCAACAATCCGAAGAAGGCCGAACCGGGCGAGAAGGCCAAGGAGCGCGCCGAGGAGCGTGCGACCAAGCAGGCCGAAGCCGAGGAAGCCCGCAAGGCCGCTGAAGCCGCTCCGGTCGAAGAAGCCGCCGCTGAAGAGCCGGCCGCCGAAGAAGCCAACGAAGCAACCCCGAACACCGACGCGGGCGACGATGTCGCTGCCGTCAGCGGTGAGAGCGACCAGTCGCCGGCCGAGGGCGAAGCCGAAGCTAAGGCCGAATAA
- the rimM gene encoding ribosome maturation factor RimM (Essential for efficient processing of 16S rRNA) encodes MSASATDKRVALAAVAGAHGIKGEVRLKLFADSVESLARHSTVSLGGEPRRLLSAKLGGKTVIARFEGVADRTAAEALRGQLVEVDRAALPPLEDGEYYHADLIGLPCVDGDGATLGTVAGIEDFGAGDLLEVEKPDGKRSLIPFREPIAVLEESRVVLDPDFLA; translated from the coding sequence ATGTCAGCTTCGGCGACCGACAAACGCGTGGCGTTGGCTGCGGTCGCCGGAGCGCATGGCATCAAGGGCGAGGTTCGCCTGAAGCTGTTTGCGGACAGCGTCGAGAGCCTCGCCCGCCATTCGACCGTCTCGCTGGGTGGGGAGCCGCGTCGGCTGCTTTCCGCCAAGCTTGGCGGCAAGACGGTCATCGCCCGCTTCGAAGGCGTGGCCGACCGCACCGCAGCCGAAGCGCTTCGCGGCCAATTGGTCGAAGTCGATCGCGCTGCGCTTCCCCCGCTGGAAGACGGCGAATATTATCACGCTGACCTGATCGGGCTTCCCTGCGTCGATGGAGACGGCGCAACGTTGGGCACGGTGGCGGGGATCGAGGATTTCGGTGCTGGCGATCTGCTCGAAGTCGAGAAGCCGGACGGTAAGCGATCGCTGATCCCGTTCCGCGAACCGATCGCGGTGCTTGAAGAAAGCCGCGTCGTCCTCGACCCCGACTTTCTCGCCTAG
- a CDS encoding MiaB/RimO family radical SAM methylthiotransferase: protein MMGAETITLGCRLNFAESETMRALAGDDTIIVNSCAVTNEAVRQTRQAIRRAHRERPDKRIFVTGCAVQLDADTFAAMPEVDRVIGNADKYLAASFHRDAPSLVSDVMTAPAPIVAAGFLQRVRSFVAIQTGCDHRCTFCSIWQARGPSRSLPYEAVRSAVQRELDAGAREIVLTGVDITSYEPSLGLLCQLLLRDLPALRRLRLSSLDSIEIDDALLELVAGEQRMLPHFHLSLQAGDDLILKRMKRRHSRAQAVATIERLKAARSDVTIGADLIAGFPTESEEAAANTRALIDDCEIVTAHVFPFSPRPNTPAARMPQLDRGLIKARAAQLRETAARRRSDWLDSLIGTRQTVLIENGAKGHSDGFAPVRIEGSRRGDLGMAKITGRTEDLLIGEFE, encoded by the coding sequence CTGATGGGCGCGGAGACGATCACGCTCGGCTGCCGGCTGAATTTCGCCGAGAGCGAGACGATGCGCGCGCTGGCGGGCGACGACACGATCATCGTCAACAGCTGCGCCGTGACCAACGAGGCTGTCCGCCAGACACGCCAGGCGATCCGCCGCGCCCACCGCGAACGGCCCGATAAGCGGATCTTCGTGACCGGGTGCGCGGTACAGCTCGACGCAGATACCTTCGCGGCCATGCCCGAGGTCGATCGGGTGATCGGCAACGCCGACAAATATCTGGCTGCATCGTTCCACAGAGACGCGCCCTCGCTCGTGTCCGACGTCATGACTGCACCCGCCCCCATCGTGGCCGCGGGTTTCCTGCAGCGCGTCCGAAGCTTTGTTGCGATCCAGACCGGCTGCGACCACCGTTGCACCTTCTGCTCGATCTGGCAGGCACGTGGGCCGTCGCGCTCGCTTCCTTACGAGGCTGTGCGGTCGGCCGTGCAACGCGAACTCGACGCGGGCGCTCGCGAGATCGTGCTGACGGGCGTCGACATCACAAGCTACGAGCCGTCGCTGGGGCTGTTGTGCCAGCTACTGCTCCGCGACCTGCCAGCGCTTCGTCGTCTCCGGCTTTCCTCGCTCGACAGTATCGAAATCGACGATGCGTTGCTTGAGCTCGTGGCCGGTGAGCAGCGGATGCTTCCGCATTTCCACCTGTCGCTTCAGGCCGGCGACGACTTGATCCTGAAGCGGATGAAGCGTCGGCACAGCCGTGCTCAGGCGGTGGCGACGATCGAGCGGCTGAAGGCTGCCCGCTCGGACGTGACGATCGGCGCCGACCTGATCGCGGGCTTTCCGACCGAAAGCGAAGAAGCCGCCGCAAACACCCGCGCGCTGATCGACGATTGCGAGATCGTCACGGCCCACGTCTTCCCATTTTCGCCGCGCCCCAACACCCCCGCCGCCCGGATGCCGCAACTTGATCGCGGCCTGATCAAGGCCCGCGCCGCCCAGCTTCGTGAAACTGCCGCCCGCCGCCGTTCGGACTGGCTCGACAGCCTCATCGGGACTCGCCAGACCGTGCTGATCGAGAATGGTGCCAAGGGGCATAGCGACGGTTTTGCCCCAGTGCGCATCGAAGGCTCGAGGCGCGGCGACCTTGGCATGGCCAAAATCACTGGCCGAACCGAAGACTTACTAATCGGGGAATTTGAATGA
- a CDS encoding septation protein A, whose amino-acid sequence MSETPAKQEPGGMSRLLIDIGPLLVFFVVNFLAPVPGPIKVFVATGAFMAAMMAALVYSAVRFKHISPLLLFSGVMVVVLGGLTIWLHNETFIKVKPTIYYGLVAALLTFGLLTGRSLLKSVLGSAYPGLDEDGWRKLTRNWAIFFAVMAVVNEIVWRNSTTDFWIGFKLWGAIPATLLFAFANVPMLIRHGLTTEEKAAAEPGPID is encoded by the coding sequence GTGAGCGAGACTCCCGCCAAGCAGGAACCCGGCGGCATGTCGCGCCTGCTGATCGATATCGGACCGCTGCTGGTCTTCTTCGTCGTCAACTTCCTCGCCCCCGTCCCCGGCCCGATCAAGGTGTTTGTGGCGACTGGCGCCTTCATGGCGGCGATGATGGCCGCGCTCGTCTATTCGGCAGTGCGGTTCAAACACATCTCGCCCCTGCTCCTATTCTCGGGCGTGATGGTGGTCGTGCTCGGCGGGCTGACGATCTGGCTTCACAACGAGACCTTCATCAAGGTCAAGCCGACCATCTATTACGGCCTCGTCGCTGCCCTGCTAACATTCGGTTTGCTCACCGGGCGATCGCTGCTGAAATCCGTGCTTGGCAGCGCCTATCCCGGCCTCGACGAGGACGGTTGGCGCAAGCTGACGCGCAACTGGGCGATCTTCTTCGCGGTCATGGCCGTCGTCAACGAGATCGTGTGGCGCAATTCGACCACCGACTTCTGGATTGGTTTCAAGCTGTGGGGCGCCATTCCCGCCACCCTGCTCTTCGCCTTCGCCAACGTGCCAATGCTGATCCGCCACGGTCTGACGACCGAAGAGAAGGCTGCCGCCGAACCGGGACCAATCGATTGA
- a CDS encoding ABC transporter ATP-binding protein, with the protein MNEPVIRIEGLTKSYAGGVQALKGVDLDIRRGEILALLGPNGAGKTTLISIVCGIVTPTGGTIHIGGHDNQTDYRAARSMIGLVPQELTTDAFETVWDTVRFSRGLFGKPRDDAKIEDILRRLTLWDKRKARMMELSGGMKRRVMIAKALSHEPAILFLDEPTAGVDVELRRDMWELVRKLRADGTTIILTTHYIEEAEEMADRVGVIRKGELVALGDTSALMKQMGKKTLKIALDPALPALPAGLETWQPALEDDGHTLCYRFDSHADQTGISGLMRKLDELGVGYKDLSTQQSSLEDIFVSLVHGSSEDAA; encoded by the coding sequence TTGAACGAACCTGTCATCCGCATCGAGGGTCTGACCAAGAGCTACGCCGGGGGCGTGCAAGCGCTCAAGGGTGTCGACCTCGACATCCGGCGCGGGGAAATCCTTGCTCTGCTAGGGCCCAACGGCGCGGGAAAGACGACCTTGATCTCGATCGTCTGCGGGATTGTCACGCCCACGGGCGGCACGATCCACATTGGCGGCCACGACAATCAGACCGATTACCGCGCAGCGCGCTCGATGATCGGCCTGGTACCGCAGGAACTGACCACCGACGCGTTCGAAACCGTGTGGGACACCGTCCGCTTTTCGCGCGGCCTGTTCGGCAAGCCGCGCGACGACGCCAAGATCGAGGATATCCTTCGCCGCCTCACACTGTGGGACAAGCGCAAAGCGCGGATGATGGAATTGTCGGGCGGCATGAAACGCCGGGTGATGATCGCCAAAGCGCTCAGCCACGAGCCGGCGATCCTGTTTCTCGATGAGCCCACCGCGGGCGTCGACGTCGAACTTCGCCGCGACATGTGGGAATTGGTGCGCAAGCTTCGCGCCGACGGGACGACGATCATCCTGACGACCCACTACATCGAAGAAGCCGAGGAAATGGCCGACCGCGTGGGCGTCATCCGCAAGGGCGAACTGGTCGCGCTTGGCGACACGTCGGCCCTGATGAAGCAGATGGGCAAGAAGACGCTCAAGATCGCACTCGATCCCGCCCTGCCGGCGTTGCCGGCCGGACTGGAAACGTGGCAGCCGGCGCTCGAAGATGACGGCCACACGCTCTGCTACCGCTTCGACAGCCACGCCGACCAGACCGGGATCAGCGGCCTGATGCGCAAGCTCGACGAGCTTGGCGTCGGCTACAAGGACCTGTCGACGCAGCAGTCCAGCCTCGAGGATATCTTCGTGTCGCTGGTCCACGGCAGTTCGGAGGATGCGGCATGA
- the pspF gene encoding phage shock protein operon transcriptional activator — MERTTQFVGQSLAFLDAVERASRAAPLNRPVLVIGERGTGKELIAERLHHLSQRWAGPLVTMNCAALPENLIEAELFGHEAGSFTGAAKTRHGRFEEADGGTLFLDELATLSSPAQDRLLRAVEYGEVTRIGASKPIQVDVRIVAATNEHLPRLVEEGRFRADLLDRLSFEVVTLPPLRVRKGDIVLLAEHFGRRMAVELEWSNWPGFSAQAQDAMENYRWPGNVRELRNAVERAVYRHENPEREIEQLQFDPFSSPWALTEAPEAGGSQAPVSTPSPSAAAVSEEGPPVPASGTTTTDDFRAAVSNYEKALLEDALSRNRFNQRATAAALGLSYDQLRHALKRHKLLDAGGA; from the coding sequence GCCCGGTGCTGGTGATTGGCGAGCGTGGCACCGGCAAGGAACTGATCGCGGAGCGCCTTCATCACCTGTCGCAGCGCTGGGCGGGGCCGCTGGTGACGATGAACTGCGCCGCCTTGCCCGAGAATCTGATCGAAGCCGAATTGTTCGGGCATGAGGCGGGCAGCTTCACCGGCGCCGCGAAAACCCGACACGGCCGGTTCGAGGAGGCCGACGGCGGCACCCTCTTCCTCGACGAACTCGCGACCCTTTCGTCACCGGCACAGGACCGCCTGCTTCGCGCGGTCGAATATGGCGAAGTCACCCGCATCGGCGCGTCGAAGCCGATCCAGGTCGACGTTCGCATCGTCGCTGCGACGAATGAGCACCTTCCGCGGCTCGTCGAAGAGGGCCGCTTCCGCGCCGATCTTTTGGATCGATTGTCGTTCGAAGTCGTCACTCTTCCCCCGCTCAGGGTGCGAAAGGGGGACATTGTCCTTCTTGCCGAGCATTTCGGTAGGCGCATGGCGGTCGAGCTCGAATGGTCCAACTGGCCCGGCTTCTCTGCCCAGGCACAGGACGCGATGGAGAATTATCGCTGGCCGGGGAATGTCCGCGAGCTTCGCAACGCGGTCGAACGCGCCGTCTATCGGCACGAGAATCCCGAGCGCGAGATCGAGCAGCTTCAGTTTGATCCATTCAGTTCGCCATGGGCGCTGACCGAAGCGCCGGAAGCTGGCGGTTCGCAAGCGCCGGTATCGACGCCGTCACCGTCAGCTGCCGCAGTTTCAGAGGAAGGGCCTCCGGTCCCCGCCTCGGGCACGACAACTACCGACGACTTCCGGGCCGCTGTCTCGAATTATGAGAAGGCGCTGCTGGAGGACGCGTTGTCGCGCAATCGCTTCAACCAGCGCGCGACCGCCGCTGCGCTCGGACTGAGTTACGACCAGCTTCGCCACGCCCTGAAGCGGCACAAGTTGCTCGATGCAGGCGGTGCGTGA
- a CDS encoding DUF924 family protein — MTVHLAPDTRPADAAPAVLRFWFDEVGQERWFVKDPVLDAEIRKRFGALSDHLATSDLNGWSDTPETLLAAVILIDQFSRNIHRGSPKAFRGDAAARRLTMAAFERGWDRSMTDDQRQFLLMPLMHSEDIAAQRRSVDEFRRLGRGEQIDFAHRHLDQIERFGRFPGRNEALGRRSTEAEQRALDDGAAF; from the coding sequence ATGACTGTCCACCTTGCCCCCGACACCCGCCCCGCCGACGCGGCCCCTGCCGTGCTGCGCTTCTGGTTCGACGAGGTGGGGCAGGAGCGATGGTTCGTGAAGGACCCCGTGCTGGATGCGGAGATCCGGAAGCGGTTCGGCGCGCTCAGCGATCACTTGGCGACGAGCGACTTGAACGGGTGGAGCGACACGCCTGAAACGCTGCTGGCGGCAGTCATTCTTATCGACCAATTTTCGCGCAACATTCATCGCGGGTCACCGAAGGCGTTTCGAGGCGATGCAGCGGCACGTCGTCTCACCATGGCGGCATTCGAACGGGGCTGGGACCGCAGCATGACCGACGACCAGCGACAGTTCCTGCTGATGCCGTTGATGCATAGTGAGGACATCGCCGCCCAGCGCCGCTCGGTGGACGAGTTCCGTCGGCTTGGGCGGGGCGAGCAAATCGATTTCGCGCACCGCCACCTCGACCAGATCGAGCGGTTCGGCCGCTTTCCCGGTCGCAATGAGGCGCTCGGCCGTCGGTCGACGGAGGCGGAGCAACGCGCGCTCGACGATGGCGCCGCCTTCTGA
- the ffh gene encoding signal recognition particle protein has product MFESLSDRLGGVFDKLRGRGALSEDDVRSAMREVRVALLEADVALPVARDFVEKVTEKAVGQDVIRSITPGQMVVKIVNDALVEMLGGEGSDGQGAELHLDVNPPAVVMMVGLQGSGKTTTTAKLAKRLTSRDRKKVLMASLDVARPAAQEQLAVLGRQAGVDTLPIVAGQSPVQIAERALQSAKLQGYDVVMLDTAGRLHVDDALMAEMKAVATASRPVETLLVVDSLTGQDAVNVAKGFAGQVEISGVVLTRMDGDARGGAALSMRAVTGKPIKFAGTGEGLDAIEAFHPSRVAGRILGMGDVVSLVERAAETVKVEDAERLAAKMAKGKFDLDDLRMQIQQMQRMGGLGALASMMPGMKAMKGAANVDDKALVRLEAMMSSMTAKERAKPELINAKRKIRVAKGSGTTVQEVNKLLKMHQEMANAMKKLKKMGGFGKLAAMFSGGGMEKALGDLSQGGLPGNKMPQIPGLPGGAAPFNLPPGFNKFTKK; this is encoded by the coding sequence ATGTTCGAGTCCCTCAGCGATCGCCTTGGCGGCGTCTTCGACAAGCTTCGCGGCCGCGGCGCCTTGTCGGAAGACGACGTGCGTTCGGCGATGCGCGAAGTGCGCGTGGCGCTGCTGGAAGCCGACGTCGCCCTGCCGGTCGCGCGCGACTTTGTCGAAAAGGTCACGGAAAAGGCGGTCGGGCAGGACGTGATCCGGTCGATCACGCCGGGGCAGATGGTCGTCAAGATCGTCAATGACGCGCTGGTCGAGATGCTTGGCGGCGAAGGCAGCGACGGGCAGGGGGCCGAACTGCACCTCGACGTCAATCCGCCGGCCGTGGTGATGATGGTCGGGCTTCAGGGGTCGGGCAAGACCACGACGACCGCGAAGCTCGCTAAGCGGCTGACCTCGCGCGACCGCAAGAAGGTGCTGATGGCGTCGCTCGACGTCGCACGCCCTGCGGCGCAGGAGCAGCTCGCGGTCCTCGGTCGCCAAGCGGGCGTCGACACGCTGCCGATCGTCGCCGGCCAGTCGCCGGTGCAGATCGCCGAGCGAGCGCTGCAGTCGGCCAAGCTGCAGGGCTATGACGTCGTCATGCTCGACACCGCGGGTCGTCTGCATGTCGACGATGCGCTGATGGCGGAGATGAAGGCGGTCGCGACCGCCTCGCGCCCGGTCGAGACGCTGCTGGTCGTCGACAGCCTGACCGGTCAGGACGCGGTCAACGTTGCCAAGGGCTTCGCGGGTCAGGTCGAGATTTCCGGCGTTGTGCTGACGCGGATGGACGGCGACGCCCGCGGCGGCGCGGCGCTCAGCATGCGCGCGGTCACCGGCAAGCCGATCAAGTTTGCCGGCACGGGCGAAGGCCTCGACGCGATCGAAGCGTTTCACCCGAGCCGCGTTGCTGGCCGCATCCTCGGCATGGGCGACGTCGTCAGCCTGGTCGAGCGCGCGGCCGAGACGGTCAAGGTCGAGGACGCGGAAAGGCTCGCGGCCAAGATGGCCAAGGGCAAATTCGACCTCGATGATCTTCGCATGCAAATCCAGCAGATGCAGCGCATGGGCGGGCTCGGCGCGCTCGCGTCGATGATGCCGGGTATGAAGGCGATGAAGGGCGCGGCCAACGTCGACGACAAGGCGCTGGTCCGGCTCGAGGCGATGATGTCGTCGATGACCGCCAAGGAGCGGGCCAAGCCCGAACTGATCAACGCCAAGCGCAAGATCCGCGTGGCGAAGGGCAGCGGGACCACCGTTCAGGAGGTCAACAAGCTGCTCAAGATGCACCAGGAAATGGCCAACGCCATGAAGAAGCTCAAGAAGATGGGCGGCTTCGGAAAGCTGGCGGCGATGTTCTCGGGCGGCGGGATGGAAAAGGCGCTGGGCGATCTGTCGCAGGGCGGTCTGCCCGGCAACAAGATGCCGCAAATCCCTGGGCTTCCCGGCGGAGCGGCACCGTTCAACCTGCCGCCCGGCTTCAACAAATTCACAAAGAAATAA
- a CDS encoding ABC transporter permease has protein sequence MNLNGVGAIYAFEMARARRTLWQSLVAPVITTSLYFLVFGTAIGGRMTSMGGVGYGSFIVPGLIMLSILTQSIFNASFGIFFPKFTGTIYETLSAPISPLETTLAYVGAAVTKSVVLALVTLATAALLVDVRIDHPILMLLSLIAISAGFCLLGFAIGIWAKNFEQLQVIPLLVVTPLTFLGGVFYSIEAIGEPWKTVTHLNPILYLVSGFRWTFFSHADVPLAASVAVMAAAILLPLAAIVWIFRTGYRLKS, from the coding sequence ATGAATTTGAACGGCGTTGGCGCAATCTACGCGTTCGAGATGGCGCGAGCGCGTCGCACCCTGTGGCAAAGCCTGGTCGCGCCGGTCATCACGACCTCGCTCTATTTCCTCGTGTTCGGGACCGCGATCGGCGGCCGGATGACGTCAATGGGCGGCGTCGGCTACGGTAGCTTCATCGTGCCGGGCCTGATCATGCTGTCGATCCTGACCCAGTCGATCTTCAATGCCAGTTTTGGCATTTTCTTTCCAAAGTTTACGGGCACGATCTACGAAACGCTTTCAGCCCCGATTTCGCCGCTGGAGACGACGCTCGCTTATGTTGGTGCCGCCGTGACGAAGAGCGTCGTCCTTGCCCTCGTGACGCTCGCCACCGCCGCATTGCTAGTCGACGTGCGCATCGACCATCCAATCCTGATGCTGCTGTCGCTCATCGCGATTTCGGCCGGTTTCTGCTTGCTGGGCTTTGCAATCGGCATCTGGGCGAAGAATTTCGAGCAGTTGCAGGTGATCCCGCTGCTCGTCGTCACGCCCCTGACCTTTCTCGGCGGGGTCTTCTATTCGATCGAGGCGATCGGGGAGCCGTGGAAGACGGTCACCCACCTCAACCCGATCCTTTATCTCGTGTCGGGGTTCCGCTGGACCTTCTTCAGTCACGCCGACGTACCACTGGCGGCCAGCGTGGCCGTGATGGCGGCGGCGATCCTGTTGCCGCTCGCCGCCATCGTCTGGATCTTCAGGACGGGATATCGCCTGAAGAGCTAG
- the ftsY gene encoding signal recognition particle-docking protein FtsY has protein sequence MSWIDRLTGGFKKTADRLGENIGGLATKAALDTSTLDDIEEALIASDLGPEASKRIRNAIAARRFEQLDERGLRTILAEEIEKILAPVARPLDIWGFPRPHVILVIGVNGSGKTTTIGKIGHLLKEQDYGVMLAAGDTFRAAAIEQLKIWGTRIGAPVMSGKEGGDAAGIVFDAVKQATATGIDALIVDTAGRLQNKAHLMEELSKVRRVLGRINPESPHDILLVLDATTGQNGLNQIEVFKESAGVTGLIMTKLDGTARGGVLVAAAERFGLPIHAIGVGEGVDDLRPFDPRAVARAIAGLGQ, from the coding sequence ATGAGTTGGATCGACCGCCTGACAGGCGGCTTCAAGAAGACCGCGGATCGTTTGGGAGAGAATATCGGCGGACTCGCGACCAAGGCGGCGCTAGATACCTCGACCCTCGACGACATCGAAGAGGCGCTGATCGCCTCCGACCTCGGCCCCGAAGCGTCGAAGCGGATTCGCAATGCCATCGCCGCGCGCCGGTTCGAGCAACTCGACGAACGCGGGCTGCGCACGATCCTGGCCGAAGAGATTGAGAAGATCCTCGCGCCGGTGGCACGCCCGCTCGACATCTGGGGCTTCCCGCGGCCGCATGTCATCTTGGTGATCGGCGTCAACGGATCGGGGAAGACCACGACCATCGGCAAGATCGGTCACCTGCTGAAAGAGCAGGACTATGGCGTCATGCTGGCGGCGGGCGACACCTTTCGCGCCGCGGCGATCGAGCAACTCAAGATCTGGGGAACACGCATCGGCGCGCCGGTCATGTCAGGCAAGGAAGGCGGCGACGCTGCCGGGATCGTCTTCGACGCCGTCAAGCAAGCCACCGCCACCGGTATCGACGCGCTGATCGTCGATACCGCGGGTCGGCTTCAGAACAAGGCGCACCTGATGGAGGAACTGTCGAAGGTCCGGCGCGTCCTAGGGCGGATCAATCCGGAGTCGCCGCACGACATCCTGTTGGTGCTCGATGCGACGACGGGCCAGAATGGCCTCAACCAGATTGAAGTGTTCAAGGAGAGTGCTGGGGTGACCGGCCTTATCATGACCAAGCTCGACGGGACGGCGCGCGGCGGCGTCCTCGTGGCAGCGGCCGAACGTTTCGGTCTGCCGATCCATGCGATCGGCGTCGGCGAAGGCGTCGACGACCTGCGCCCGTTCGACCCCCGCGCCGTCGCCCGCGCCATCGCGGGGCTCGGCCAGTGA
- a CDS encoding superoxide dismutase, with product MAFSVPDLPYDYGALAPTIDEATMKLHHDKHHQAYVDKLNDAVKADSSLEGKDLEDILASISSQPAAVRNNGGGHWNHSFFWETMKPGGGQPSGALAEAIDKTFGSLDAMKEKFNAAGVGQFGSGWVWLVAGEGGALEIVATPNQDNPLMDVVSSNGTPILGNDVWEHAYYLTYNNRRPDYLKAWWDVVNWDKASERYDAAK from the coding sequence ATGGCCTTTTCCGTCCCCGACCTACCTTATGATTATGGTGCGCTTGCCCCGACGATCGATGAAGCGACGATGAAGCTGCATCATGACAAGCACCACCAGGCTTATGTCGACAAGCTCAACGACGCGGTGAAGGCCGATTCCTCGCTCGAGGGGAAGGACCTGGAAGATATTCTCGCGTCGATTTCGTCGCAGCCGGCCGCGGTCCGCAACAACGGTGGTGGTCACTGGAACCACAGCTTTTTCTGGGAAACGATGAAGCCGGGCGGCGGACAGCCATCGGGCGCACTTGCGGAAGCGATCGACAAGACCTTTGGCTCGCTCGACGCGATGAAGGAAAAGTTCAACGCTGCGGGCGTCGGCCAGTTCGGTTCGGGGTGGGTCTGGCTCGTCGCGGGCGAGGGCGGTGCCCTGGAAATCGTCGCGACGCCGAACCAGGACAATCCGCTAATGGATGTCGTTTCCTCGAACGGTACGCCGATCTTGGGCAACGACGTGTGGGAACACGCCTACTACCTCACCTACAACAATCGCCGTCCCGACTATCTCAAGGCGTGGTGGGACGTGGTGAATTGGGACAAGGCCAGCGAGCGGTACGACGCCGCCAAGTAA
- the dapF gene encoding diaminopimelate epimerase → MTRQFHKMHGLGNDFVVIDGRLDPVTVTPTLAKALGDRHTGIGFDQLVLLEPSDVAALRMSIWNADGSPAEACGNATRCVVALTGAATIEAEGRILDGSIEGSDVEVSMAEPRFDWDAIPLADPMDTAALPLSWGDLEAPMAVNVGNPHLVFFVKEIDEAALVEIGPSIEHDPAFPERINVNVAQIVADGILLRTWERGAGLTMACGTGACATAVAAIRQKKAMSPVRVTMKGGSLTIAWAPGTPIRMRGEATHVFAGEIDLEALA, encoded by the coding sequence GTGACGCGGCAATTCCACAAGATGCATGGACTGGGCAACGATTTCGTTGTGATCGACGGCCGCCTCGATCCGGTGACGGTCACGCCCACTCTCGCCAAGGCCCTTGGCGATCGCCACACCGGGATCGGCTTCGATCAATTGGTCCTGCTCGAGCCGAGCGACGTCGCGGCGTTGCGTATGTCGATCTGGAACGCGGACGGGTCCCCCGCAGAGGCCTGCGGCAACGCCACGCGCTGTGTCGTCGCGCTGACGGGGGCGGCCACGATCGAGGCCGAGGGGCGCATTCTTGACGGCTCGATCGAGGGAAGCGATGTCGAAGTATCGATGGCCGAGCCACGCTTCGACTGGGACGCGATCCCGCTCGCCGATCCAATGGACACGGCCGCTCTTCCCCTTAGCTGGGGCGACCTCGAAGCGCCGATGGCGGTCAACGTCGGCAATCCGCATCTGGTTTTCTTCGTCAAAGAAATCGACGAGGCTGCGCTCGTCGAAATCGGGCCGTCGATCGAGCATGATCCCGCTTTCCCGGAGCGGATCAACGTCAACGTGGCGCAAATCGTCGCCGACGGCATTCTCCTTCGAACCTGGGAACGCGGCGCGGGCCTGACAATGGCCTGCGGAACGGGTGCGTGCGCGACCGCAGTCGCCGCAATCCGACAGAAGAAAGCGATGTCGCCCGTGCGCGTGACGATGAAGGGCGGTTCGCTGACGATCGCTTGGGCGCCGGGAACGCCAATCCGCATGCGCGGCGAAGCGACGCACGTTTTCGCGGGCGAGATCGACCTTGAGGCGCTTGCCTGA